The following coding sequences are from one Gossypium hirsutum isolate 1008001.06 chromosome A12, Gossypium_hirsutum_v2.1, whole genome shotgun sequence window:
- the LOC107925658 gene encoding uncharacterized protein isoform X1: MGPESSSATSSSSPSGKRSRDPEDEIYIDNLHSHKRYLSEIMASSLNGLTVGDPLPENLMESPARSETMFYPRDEMSWQYSSMSEDSDDSRFCETPMLSTCLCHSDSRPTSPVSPYPYQRPANGFTSAPSTSSYPLHGNVSTISCSQPRQRGSDTEGRIPSSPSDICHSADLRRAALLRSVQMRTQPSSPSSFDTPVEDREYQIEECSTLGISKPEFSQEKSLHSESG, from the exons ATGGGCCCTGAATCGAGCTCCGCAACATCATCATCGTCTCCATCTGGGAAACGAAGCAGAGATCCCGAAGATGAGATTTATATCGATAATCTCCACTCTCACAAGCGTTATCTCAGTGAG ATAATGGCATCTAGCTTGAATGGATTAACTGTTGGGGACCCACTTCCAGAAAATCTCATGGAATCTCCTGCTAGGTCTGAAACCATGTTCTATCCCAG GGATGAAATGTCTTGGCAATATTCATCGATGTCCGAAGATTCGGATGACTCGAGATTTTGCGAGACACCTATGTTGAGTACTTGTTTATGCCATTCCGATAGCCGGCCTACTAGTCCTGTTTCCCCATACCCATATCAAAGACCAGCGAATGGTTTCACCTCTGCTCCTTCAACTAGTTCATACCCTTTGCACGGTAATGTCAGCACTATCAGTTGTTCTCAGCCACGCCAAAGAGGCTCGGATACAGAGGGACGGATCCCATCCTCACCGAGTGATATCTGCCACTCAGCTGACTTACGGAGGGCAGCACTCTTGCGGTCCGTGCAGATGAGAACACAACCTTCCAGTCCGTCATCATTTGACACGCCAGTTGAGGATAGAGAATATCAGATTGAGGAGTGTTCTACTTTGGGTATCTCAAAGCCTGAATTTAGCCAAGAGAAATCTTTGCATAGTGAAAGTGGATGA
- the LOC107925657 gene encoding probable protein disulfide-isomerase A6 precursor, with the protein MKSQICLAFGTLALLLASALADDVVVLTEANFDKEVGQDRGVLIEFYAPWCGHCKKLAPEYEKLGATFKKAKSVLIGKVDCDEHKSLCSKYGVQGYPTVQWFPKGSLEPKKYEGPRTAEALAEFVNTEGGTNVKIATLPSNVAVLNADNFDEIVLDETKDVLVEFYAPWCGHCKNLAPTYEKVATAFKSEEDVVIANLDADKYRDLAEKYGISGFPTLKFFPKGNKAGEDYDGGRDLDDFVSFINEKCGTSRDAKGQLTSTAGILSSLDALVKEFVAASADEKKVVFSKIEEEVEKLKGSTARHGKIYLKAAKSCLEKGADYPKKEIERLQRMLDKSISPAKADEFTLKKNILSTFASS; encoded by the exons atgaagtctcAGATCTGTTTAGCCTTTGGAACTTTGGCCTTGTTATTAGCTTCAGCTTTGGCCGATGACGTCGTCGTACTGACCGAAGCGAACTTCGATAAGGAAGTTGGTCAAGATAGAGGAGTTCTCATCGAGTTCTATGCTCCTTG GTGTGGACACTGTAAGAAGCTAGCTCCTGAGTACGAGAAGCTCGGGGCAACTTTTAAGAAGGCTAAATCCGTCTTGATTGGAAAG GTGGATTGTGATGAACATAAGAGTTTATGCAGCAAATATGGTGTTCAAGGCTACCCAACTGTTCAGTGGTTTCCTAAAGGCTCTTTGGAACCTAAAAA GTATGAAGGACCACGCACAGCTGAGGCACTTGCTGAATTTGTTAACACTGAAGGAG GGACTAATGTGAAGATAGCCACTTTGCCATCCAATGTTGCAGTGCTAAATGCGGATAATTTTGATGAGATTGTCCTTGATGAAACCAAAGATGTGTTGGTTGAGTTTTATGCACCTTG GTGTGGCCATTGCAAAAACCTTGCTCCT ACCTATGAAAAGGTAGCAACGGCATTTAAATCGGAAGAAGATGTAGTGATAGCTAATCTAGATGCTGACAAATACAGGGATCTAGCTGAAaa GTATGGAATAAGTGGGTTTCCAACATTGAAATTCTTCCCTAAAGGTAACAAAGCTGGCGAAGACTATGACGGTGGCAGGGATTTAGATGACTTTGTTTCTTTCATCAACGAGAAATGTGGGACCAGTCGTGATGCAAAAGGGCAGTTAACTTCAACG GCTGGTATTTTGTCAAGTTTGGATGCATTAGTGAAGGAGTTTGTGGCTGCTTCTGCCGACGAGAAGAAAGTAGTCTTCTCCAAGATTGAAGAGGAAGTTGAGAAGCTCAAGGGTTCTACTGCGAG GCATGGAAAGATATACTTGAAAGCTGCTAAAAGCTGTTTAGAGAAAGGTGCTGACTACCCCAAGAAGGAAATTGAGCGGCTGCAGCGCATGCTTGACAAG TCAATAAGCCCAGCAAAAGCTGATGAATTCACGCTCAAGAAGAACATCCTATCAACATTTGCATCTTCTTAG
- the LOC121203316 gene encoding uncharacterized protein: KPPISNPSLLPRLDASSVSPPCFTLCLNPSPTPFSSSLSTQIKSASISKTKENPFSSSPSFIFVSIFSLSIFLNSVVSIFDAFSSKDRVGTVLQLQVLSLALLFLLYSALGLLNNKKGDGLRYKPLGAEIQLMDSNGGNFTLDSDDDLDSGIKEEDGLVKEKSAVVELGGNGHASHVRGKHLVVSFG; the protein is encoded by the exons aaaccaccgatttCTAATCCCTCTCTTTTGCCCAGATTAGATGCCTCTTCAGTTTcccctccctgttttaccctctgCCTCAACCCGAGTCCAACTCCATTTTCTTCTTCACTTTCAACCCAGATCAAATCTGCCTCTATTTCTAAAACTAAAGAGAACCCTTTTTCTTCTTCACCATCTTTCATCTTTGTATCAATCTTTTCCCTTTCGATTTTCTTAAATTCTGTGGTTTCAATCTTTGATGCTTTCAGTTCAAAAGATCGGGTGGGGACGGTGCTCCAGTTACAAGTGCTCTCACTTGCTCTGCTCTTCTTGCTTTACTCTGCTTTGGGTCTTTTAAATAATAAGAAAG GGGATGGTTTGCGGTATAAGCCATTAGGGGCTGAAATACAGCTAATGGATAGTAATGGGGGGAATTTCACTTTGGATTCCGATGATGATCTCGATAGTGGGATTAAAGAAGAAGATGGTTTGGTGAAAGAGAAGTCGGCTGTTGTGGAATTGGGTGGTAATGGCCATGCTTCACATGTCAGAGGTAAACATTTAGTGGTTTCTTTCGGATAG
- the LOC107961930 gene encoding polyadenylate-binding protein-interacting protein 5, with protein MKPEVSSLNPCAASYIPLAKREGSIAKDIKAGNESAWFDPSSRSNASLESAIPGIGNHLVALKSDPGHGSLMQNQGEMSGEQIMDEEFDMDLEYLRMMFPGLSNDSVLDVYMANNGDLEATIDMLNQLEMYTVESSDTLPDTLDIGDISEFISSANYGTLKLKNVAGETGASSSGSTESAVTS; from the exons ATGAAGCCAGAGGTTTCTTCGTTGAATCCCTGTGCAGCATCATACATACCACTTGCCAAAAGGGAGGGTTCCATAGCTAAAGATATTAAGGCTGGAAATGAGTCTGCTTGGTTTGATCCTTCCTCACGTAGCAATGCTTCACTTGAATCTGCAATCCCTGGCATTGGAAACCACCTGGTTGCACTAAAAAGCGACCCTGGTCATGGTTCTTTGATGCAAAATCAGGGTGAAATGAGTGGCGAGCAGATTATGGATGAGGAATTCGACATGGATTTGGAGTATCTTCGCATGATGTTCCCTGGTTTGTCCAATGACTCTGTTCTGGATGTCTACATGGCTAATAATGGAGACTTAGAAGCCACTATTGACATGCTGAACCAACTTGAG ATGTACACTGTTGAGTCCTCTGACACTCTTCCCGACACATTGGATATCGGTGATATCTCTGAATTTATCTCTTCAGCAAACTATGGTACTCTTAAACTGAAGAATGTGGCAGGTGAAACCGGCGCGTCTTCATCAGGCTCTACAGAATCAGCTGTTACCTCCTGA
- the LOC107925658 gene encoding uncharacterized protein isoform X2: MRFISIISTLTSVISIMASSLNGLTVGDPLPENLMESPARSETMFYPRDEMSWQYSSMSEDSDDSRFCETPMLSTCLCHSDSRPTSPVSPYPYQRPANGFTSAPSTSSYPLHGNVSTISCSQPRQRGSDTEGRIPSSPSDICHSADLRRAALLRSVQMRTQPSSPSSFDTPVEDREYQIEECSTLGISKPEFSQEKSLHSESG, translated from the exons ATGAGATTTATATCGATAATCTCCACTCTCACAAGCGTTATCTCA ATAATGGCATCTAGCTTGAATGGATTAACTGTTGGGGACCCACTTCCAGAAAATCTCATGGAATCTCCTGCTAGGTCTGAAACCATGTTCTATCCCAG GGATGAAATGTCTTGGCAATATTCATCGATGTCCGAAGATTCGGATGACTCGAGATTTTGCGAGACACCTATGTTGAGTACTTGTTTATGCCATTCCGATAGCCGGCCTACTAGTCCTGTTTCCCCATACCCATATCAAAGACCAGCGAATGGTTTCACCTCTGCTCCTTCAACTAGTTCATACCCTTTGCACGGTAATGTCAGCACTATCAGTTGTTCTCAGCCACGCCAAAGAGGCTCGGATACAGAGGGACGGATCCCATCCTCACCGAGTGATATCTGCCACTCAGCTGACTTACGGAGGGCAGCACTCTTGCGGTCCGTGCAGATGAGAACACAACCTTCCAGTCCGTCATCATTTGACACGCCAGTTGAGGATAGAGAATATCAGATTGAGGAGTGTTCTACTTTGGGTATCTCAAAGCCTGAATTTAGCCAAGAGAAATCTTTGCATAGTGAAAGTGGATGA
- the LOC107925608 gene encoding DNA-directed RNA polymerases II, IV and V subunit 3-like gives MILFFDIDPNTQQVVVVDPEAYTYDDEVLKKAEAMGKPGLVEIYAKEDSFIFTVESTGAIKASQLVLNAIEILKQKLDAVRLSEDTVEADDQFGELGAHMQGG, from the exons ATGATCTTATTCTTTGACATTGACCCAAATACCCAACAG gTTGTGGTGGTTGATCCAGAGGCGTATACCTATGACGATGAGGTGCTAAAGAAAGCTGAAGCTATGGGCAAGCCAGGTCTTGTGGAGATATATGCCAAAGAAGACAGTTTCATCTTTACAGTTGAATCCACTGGTGCGATCAAAGCTTCTCAGTTGGTTCTTAATGCTATAGAAATCTTGAAACAGAAGCTGGATGCAGTTCGCCTGTCTGAGGATACTGTGGAAGCTGATGATCAGTTTGGTGAACTAGGTGCCCATATGCAAGGAGGATGA